A section of the Labrus mixtus chromosome 15, fLabMix1.1, whole genome shotgun sequence genome encodes:
- the asb14b gene encoding dynein axonemal heavy chain 12 → MNTETEDDFYQSEDDLDEDEATQYIIEQSLIQYRKLKGLNPSDLKPSEDPDEIFKAIKEGDEDALDILALQPETLSRVDDRGWIPLHEAAVQENKCILEMTFSASPPGAAQCRTLKGETPLFLAVVHGLRESATFLLQNGSSPDLLNDEQDSPLVAAILNDQYDLATLLLRYNASVDQTGPLNRTALHESAFLGLENFVYLLLESGANPNACDIKMKTPLALAAHNGHLNVVEVLLQKGAHVWCESESGTILFDAARSGNPDIISLLLDHGADPNRPMYGGHLPIHRVAYHGHILALEHLIPVTKLEAVKESGMSPLHSAAAGGHAHCVEMLLKAGYDPNVMLHQRVRRNYDDERRSALFFAVSNNDLQCTRLLLEAGAMVNQDPINCLQVALRQGNYELINTLLKSGANVNYYSRINTTHFPSALQYALKDEVMLRMILNHGYDVKRCFDCPYGDSSHDYAPWTTSIIKDMVFCEVITVSWLKHISAQVVRIMLDYTDHVTFCTKLKDTLSEQKQWQEICHIQRNPRNLKHLCRLRIREHFSRLRLRAPVFINFLPLPPRLKDYIRYKEFDVYSRGSMISPQ, encoded by the exons atgaacacagagacagaggatgaCTTTTATCAATCGGAGGACGACTTGGATGAAGATGAGGCGACGCAGTACATCATTGAACAAAGTCTTATTCAATATAGAAAACTCAAAGGATTGAATCCAAG tgATCTGAAACCCAGTGAAGACCCTGATGAGATTTTCAAAGCTATTAAGGAAG GTGATGAAGATGCACTGGACATACTGGCATTGCAACCAGAGACCCTTTCCAGAGTTGATGACCGTGGATGGATCCCTTTGCATGAGGCTGCTGTGCAGGAGAATAAATGTATACTCGAGATGACCTTCTCAG cGTCACCCCCGGGTGCAGCCCAGTGTCGTACTCTGAAGGGTGAGACGCCGTTGTTTCTCGCCGTGGTTCATGGACTCAGAGAGAGTGCTACATTCCTGTTACAGAACGGTTCTAGCCCGGATCTCCTGAACGATGAGCAGGACTCTCCTTTAGTGGCAG CTATTCTGAACGATCAGTATGACTTGGCCACCCTCTTGCTCCGCTACAATGCCAGTGTAGACCAAACTGGACCACTGAACAGGACAGCGCTACATGAGTCCGCCTTTTTAGGCCTGGAGAACTTTGTCTATCTGCTACTGGAGTCTGGAGCCAACCCAAATGCGTGCGACATCAAAATGAAAACTCCACTGGCTCTAGCTGCACACAATGGACATCTGAACGTGGTGGAGGTCCTCTTACAGAAAG GAGCCCACGTGTGGTGTGAGTCGGAATCAGGCACCATATTGTTCGATGCAGCACGATCAGGTAACCCTGACATAATCTCCCTGCTGCTGGACCATGGAGCAGATCCCAACCGACCTATGTACGGTGGGCACCTGCCAATCCATCGCGTGGCCTACCATGGACATATACT GGCTCTCGAGCATCTCATACCTGTGACTAAGCTGGAGGCAGTAAAGGAAAGTGGGATGAGTCCTCTCCATTCAGCAGCTGCTGGTGGACATGCACATTGTGTGGAGATGCTGCTCAAAGCTGGCTACGATCCAAATGTTATGCTTCACCAAAGGGTGAGGCGCAACTATGATGACGAGCGAAGGTCTGCCCTTTTCTTCGCTGTGTCCAACAATGATCTGCAGTGCACCCGCTTGCTGTTGGAGGCTGGGGCAATGGTGAACCAGGATCCTATCAACTGTTTGCAGGTGGCTCTAAGACAGGGAAACTATGAACTGATCAACACGTTGCTAAAGTCAGGGGCAAATGTGAACTACTACTCCCGAATCAACACCACCCACTTCCCCTCAGCACTGCAGTATGCTTTGAAAGACGAGGTCATGCTGCGGATGATTCTTAACCATGGATATGATGTCAAGCGTTGCTTTGACTGTCCCTATGGAGATAGTTCCCATGACTACGCTCCTTGGACGACCTCTATCATCAAAGACATGGTG ttCTGCGAGGTGATAACAGTGTCCTGGCTCAAACACATCTCTGCTCAGGTGGTGCGCATCATGTTGGACTACACTGACCATGTCACCTTCTGCACCAAGCTCAAGGACACGTTGAGTGAGCAGAAACAGTGGCAGGAGATCTGTCACATTCAAA GAAATCCACGGAACCTGAAGCACCTTTGCCGGCTGCGAATAAGGGAGCATTTCAGTCGTCTGCGCTTAAGAGCTCCAGTTTTTATCaactttcttcctcttccccccAGGTTGAAAGATTATATACGCTACAAGGAGTTTGATGTCTACAGCAGGGGCAGCATGATTAGCCCACAGTGA